AAAAACAATGCCAGCCAAACCCATATTAAAGAACAAGCCATTATAACTGCCCTATCAATAACTCTTAATGAATATTGCGTATTATTCGAGCGAGCAACCATTAAAAACGTAATTAAGAGAAAAATTAGACAGCCAATAAACACTTAACATCCTCCCCTGAAGAACTTAGATCTTGATATATTTTTTCCAGCTCTACGCTGTTTTCTTTTATACCTTTTATAATAGTGCTATTAAAATCAAATTTTCTCAGAATATTTCTGTCCTCCGCAAACATTTTCATTTTGCAATATAAAGAATCCACATCGCCTGCATCAAAGAACAATCCGTCTTTTCCATTTTTCACTAATTCACTGACTCCGCCTATATCTGAAACTATAACAGGGGTTCCCGTCAACATAGCCTCATGGAGCACCAATGGTGAATTCTCTTCCCACAACGACGGAAACACCAGGACGTCTATTTCTTTGAATATTTTAGACACTTCGCTCTTGTCAAATGCACCCATAAATCTAATATTTTTATTGCGCCTTGTCATAATTTTTATTTTATGATAATAATTAAAAATGCCGTTATTCATAGGCGATTTTCCGTATATCCTTAAAGTCGCCTTGCCTGCTCTTATTCTATTAAATGCCTTTATCAGGATATGCAATCCCTTGGAAGGTATGAAGGTGCCTATAAACCCAAACCTGATTCTGCTTGATCCTGTTTTTTCATTGTCCGCAAAGAGACTCAAATCCATTCCATTGTCACAATAAACTATCTTTTGAGGAGAAACCCCAAATTCAATAAATTTATTCCTTAAGAATCTCGAGGGCGCTATGAACAGATCTACCTTTCTAAGAATATCTTTTAACCCAAAATAGTCTTTTTTGGGAATACAATCTCTTATTCGAAAATTAAACATCCTCTTAATTAAATTCTTAAAACTAAGCGCCCTTCCCAGGCAAAACAAACAATTCGCGGTTAAGGGATCCTTGCATAATTGCAGATTATACTTCAGAAGCTGCCCTCTGGGACAAGCCAGCCAGTAATCATGAAGCGTAAAAATAATAGGAATGTTACGTTTTTTAACTTCATCTATAATGCCGATCGATAAAAACAATAAATGATGTATATGGACAATCTCAGGCCTCACTTCATTTAAGACCTGCACAAATTTCTCCTCTACGCTTTTATTTCTATATATCCTTTCTATAGAGCGGTATCCTTTTAGTGTGTTATTAATTTTGTAAACATCAAACCCCTCATATTTACCGCTGGTAACTTTATATTCCTGCTCTTTGGGATTGTTTATCCGGTAAAAGACACTTACGCTGTGCTTCTTGGATAATTCCTTAGCCAGGCTGCATGCATAAATCTCAGAACCCGTCATGCTTTCAGGAGGAAAACAATGGCTAATTTGAAGAATATTCATAATTTACTATACTAACTATTCTGCGATAAAGATAATCTGCGACTACTTTGTGGCCTTTCTCATTAGGATGCAAAATGTCAAAGTAACTGAGAGCATGATTCCTGAGTTCTTCTATGCTAAAAGCTTTAAAACAATCTAATATGTCTAAAGCTATCAATCCTTCTTCAGTTGCTACGCTATATAATTTTCTATGTAGAGAAACTATTGGATATTCACTAAAGGTTTCTATATTTTCTACAAAAATTGGAAATATAAGAAAGACTGTGGGAATATTTTTTTGTTTTGATGTCTGTCCAATCATTTTTATAGCGTATTCTATTTTCTTCCAATAAATACGATGTAACATTGCGTAAGTATATTGTTCTTCATAGTTGCGGGATTTTATTTTTTCTTTAATAAAAAATAACTTGGATGCTATGAAATGTGCTATATGTAATTTCGGCCTGAAAAAATACTGCCCCAGATTACTATTGACGTCATGATATACTGGGTGACCAATATCATTCAAACAATAACTCCAAATAATTAAATCAGGATTATAGAGAAAAGCTTTTTCTTTAAATATAGTTAATTCTTGAGAAATTGAATAACCTGAACGTGCCAAAATAATAACTTCAACCTTTCTGCTATCCAAATTATCATTTAACAATTTTTCTAAAATTTTTGCAAAAGATTGTTCACGTTCAACATATAGCCCTTCAGCAATAGAATCTCCGATAACTATAATCCTAAAAACTCCTTCTGGTTTCTTATAAGTATGTTCGCAATCATTATAACCATGCGAGTTAAGGTTATATTTATTCGGTATATAGCTAAATATAAGGCCTGGATTTTCAGAATAAGTGAATCTTGTATCTATGTCCTTAGTTTTCTGATGAACATTATTATATTGAACCTTCAGGCATATCTCTAAAATAACCAATGATATTATTAATCCAGCTACAGAAAGACAAATATTTACAATAAGCACCTTTTTAAAAATTTTCATAGTATTTAAATCCTATCCTGGAATATGCAGGGATTTTTTGTGATACATATCTTTGCGAGGCCTTTTTCAAGAAATTCTTTTCTTACAGACACGGCTTCTTTTCCATTCCAGAGTTCATGAAATGATTCGAACTGTAAGTAATGAAGGGTTGAAGGGCTGGAATTACTAGCCTTAAGTTTGCCTATTGTGCCGTAAGTGCTGGAGTGAAAGTAACACATCCTCACTCTTCCATCTATTTCAATAACTGCTCTATTCCAGGGCGCATTGCATATCTTCTTATATTTTATAAGTTCCGATAATTCATTTTTTACTTTTATTTTTTCGTTATTTATCTTTGCTATGAATGGATTACCGTTGAAATTAATTGGCATATTACATTTTTTGCTTAATTCATAAGCCTTGGATATAAGCCTATCGTGTTCTTCTTTATCTTCCATACATAAGACTGACTCATTTTTGTAATCAAAAATATAATCTTTCCTTTTCTGCTGCCAATCAAAGCCCTGGTTTAAATGAGAAAAGTCTATACCATCAGCTCCTAATTTATGAGCTAACATTACATAATCAGGGACATCCATCACATTTTGTTTAAATATGCAAAAATTTAAAAGAACCAAAGGCCTTAACAGTGGCTTGTCTTTGTTCTTTAAGTTTCTATATGCGATCAGGGTTTTTATATTATTGATTATCTTGTTAAAATCAGCACTCCTTATTCTTCTGTAAGTTTGTTCTGTTGCTGCATCAAGAGAAAAACTTATAATATCAACTACTTCTGAATCAACCATATATCTTATTTTTTCTTCAGTAAACAAGGCTCCATTAGTGTTGAATATTATCTTAGTCGGCGGAGATACGCTGTCTATGATATAAAATGTTTTTTCAGTCATTAACGGCTCTCCGCCACAATGCAGGTATATTCTATCTGCATGTCTAAAAATAGGCTTTATCCTTTCAAGGACATCTACATCTATATCGTATTCCATTTCTTTCGTCCTTAAGTTTTTTTCACACATAACACAAGGTGGATTCATATTGCAACGCGTTGTGGTGGCAATAGTTATCTCCTCCGGATATGATCTAACAACAGAAATATTGTTTTCTATTTCAAACTTGATCAGCCTTTTGTTATATTCCGGGAGAGATTCGCCGAACAATCTCTTCGGATAACGCTTTATTACACTCCTAGCCTGCATATCGAATCTAAGCTTTTTGCAACAGGACACTATTGGAAGATCTATATTAAAAATCCTCTCTCTGGCATCTTTCCTGGCTGATACTATAGATTCATAAGTAGAAAGTAAGTTGTTAAAATGTGTTTTTTTAGAAAACTTTTCTTCAAACATTAACCGGCCGTTCGCCCCCATGTCTTCCGCCACTTTTTTATTTTTCAAAAGGGCCTCAACCCTGAGGGCTAAACCTTGAATATCCCCTGTATGCGCTAAATAGCCGTTATAATTATCTCTTAACCAACTGGAAATCCCTCCAACATTATAAGCTACTGCTGGCTTAGAGTAGGACATGGCTTCTATCCCGACTAAACAAAACGGTTCTGGCCACAGAGACGGAATAACTACGACAGATGCCTTTGAAAAATAGTCTTTGATCTCATCTCGATTTAAAAAGCCCGTAAACTTTACCTTAGCGTCAAGGCCCTTAAGATTAGTCAGATTCTCGCATTCTTCTCTCTGGGGGCCATCGCCTATTATAAAAGCCTTAAAATCAACGGGTAGCGCATTTAACATATGTATAAAATGGGTCGCGCCTTTCTCCTTTGTCAATCTGCCAACAAAAATTATTATATCATCATTGCTTTTTTTATTTATCTCCCAGTCCTCAACAAATAGCGGCATTACCTGAACTTTGTCTTCTTGGAATCCATTACAGGTAAGCATGCCTTTCATATAAGGCGTGGTCACCAGCAATCGTTCAAATCTCTTCATGGCTTCACGGTTGAAATACCTTGTCTTGAATCTCCATAGCTCCATAACACTTTTTGGAGAAACGCATTTATTTTTAAAACAATCCCTGCCTAAAGGAAAATCGCATATCCTATTTGGTAGCATCTTCACAACAGTATTGCAGCAATTAAAAAAATCATGAACGGTCTGTACAATAGGGGCATATCTATTTAAAAAACTATACTGGCTAGGATAATAGGTGTTATTTAGATGGATGATATCTGGTTTTTGTTCTATCACTATTGACTTTAGTAAAGCCTTGTCTCTGGTTATTTCCTTTTGCCTTGTCTTCAAGAAATAAGTATTTTCTGTTAGATCTAAATTTGGTAAATAAAATGCCTTGAAATTATTTTTTTGAATGCTATTCTTCTTGCCACTTTGTGTATATATAGCTATGATCTCGTGTCCTTTCTCTACTAAGACATTGATTAACAGCTTAAAGTATGTCTCGACTCCGCCAATTAAATCATCGTATTGATTTTGAAGCAGTATCTTCATGGTGCTAAAACCTCACAATCTTGGAAACCAAACCTTTGATATTTTTCATGAGCATTAAAATCATTATCTTAATCCACAAAATAACCACTTTAACGCTTTTCTTTATAACTACCGGAGATGCTGTAAAGATATTTGATGCGCTTTGGCTTAAATTTCTAACTACATATCTTGCTTTTTTCCTAACATAATAATTTCTATTTCTAGAAAAAAGGTCGGCTATTCTATAGTTTAAACGATTAGCGTCATTTCCATTAGTAGAATATATAGTGTTTATTTTAGCTCTTGAGAAAATAAGAGCAAAATCTTCTAATGACTCCGGGTAAAATAAAATATCCGCTTCGTTAAGAATTTTTTCCAATAAGGTGTCTTTATCGTCTACCACTGATAACTCTTTTAAATCTGATCCGACTCTTTGGGCTAAATAATCTGCTTTGTATGTAGAATTTGGATTATAGGCAGTTCGGGAAATAAAAGCTAATCCACTTTCTATTTTTCCGCAAGGTATTTTCTCCCATTGAGGTGTATGACTAAATGGCAACGTGATATCATCCTTATAAATAATACCAGTCATTGGAGAACAATAATCTGGTGAATGATATTTAAGTCTAGTGGCAAAATATTTTTTTGCGGAAGCATCCCATTGTGGAGGACTTGGTAGTATTTCTCCACGAACATATTCCTTTTCTGTTGAGCTAACTTTTTGCATAAAAAGCTTCCTTTTTGATATATCAATATTAATTTGATATCCCGACTCCTGAGTTAATTTAAGAAGAGAGTCAAAATAACTACCATCGCCATTACATTGGACTAAATACTTATCGCTCGTGTCGTTAGATACAGGGCGTTGGTTTACTGCTATAATCTTTGCATTGTTGTATTCTATTTCTATATCCTTGATTCCTCTTTCGGGATTAGTAGCTATAAAAATAATCTTTTTGATGTCTCTGTTAAATCTAGACTGAAACCTCTTCTGTATCTTTACCAGGTCGTCTTCTCCCTGCACCCAACCTTGATTATTAGTTAAATAATGGCACTGTTCCATTGTTTTTCTGCTAATTTGATCTGTTTCAAAAGGTATTTTCATATTATCACCAAAATGATAAGCATCTCTTATATCTGCCAAAAGTCTTCCTTTTTCTTTTATAATATCCCATATTTTAGTGCCTGGATAAGGGACAAGCATATTATATTTATAATCTGAAAGCCCTAAATCCCTCTGGACCTTGACAGTCTTCTTAGTGCTTTCTACGGAATCGCCAGGCAACCCAATTATAAAATAGCCGACACATTTTATACCAGCTTTTTTAATCATCTTCGCTGCTTTTAAAATATCATACAATTTTTCTCCTTTATTAATATTATTGAACACTTGCTCATCTCCGCTTTCGATGCCTAAAGCAATACTCTTACATCCTGACTTTCTCATTAAAAAAAGAAGCTCTCTGTCTAATCTATCAGCCCTCAACCCATTATGGCACCACCACTCAAGATTTAGCTTTTTCTTTATTAAAAGCCTACAGATCTTCTTAGCCCTATCTATATCAAAAGTAAAATTATCATCCATAATCTCAAATGACGCTATTTTGTATCTTTCTTTAGCATCTAATAGTTCACTGACAACGTCCTCCGGCTCTCTCGCCCTCCATTTTTTACCAAATATTATACCAACACAACAGAATATACAGCCGTATGGACATCCTCTGCTTGTTAAAAGAGGATACATGAAATCCGCAAAATCCATATCTTTAATATGCTCAAAACGCGGAAAACGCAGCTTGGATATATCCGGATATCTTTGCGTATTATTGAAAAATAAATCTCCGTTCCTCCGGTAATATATATCTGGGATTTCTAAATTACCCTTTTCTTTATCCTTTATATTTTTTATAAAATTATTAAAAGAAACTTCGCCTTCGCCAATAAAGCCGAAGTCTATTTCTTTATTTTTCTCCATGAATTCTTTGCCGCAAAGTGTTATATGAGGGCCACCTGCTACATAGATTATATCAGGGAAGTAATTCTTTAATTTGCAGAATATGTCTATA
This is a stretch of genomic DNA from Candidatus Gorgyraea atricola. It encodes these proteins:
- a CDS encoding glycosyltransferase family 4 protein is translated as MNILQISHCFPPESMTGSEIYACSLAKELSKKHSVSVFYRINNPKEQEYKVTSGKYEGFDVYKINNTLKGYRSIERIYRNKSVEEKFVQVLNEVRPEIVHIHHLLFLSIGIIDEVKKRNIPIIFTLHDYWLACPRGQLLKYNLQLCKDPLTANCLFCLGRALSFKNLIKRMFNFRIRDCIPKKDYFGLKDILRKVDLFIAPSRFLRNKFIEFGVSPQKIVYCDNGMDLSLFADNEKTGSSRIRFGFIGTFIPSKGLHILIKAFNRIRAGKATLRIYGKSPMNNGIFNYYHKIKIMTRRNKNIRFMGAFDKSEVSKIFKEIDVLVFPSLWEENSPLVLHEAMLTGTPVIVSDIGGVSELVKNGKDGLFFDAGDVDSLYCKMKMFAEDRNILRKFDFNSTIIKGIKENSVELEKIYQDLSSSGEDVKCLLAV
- a CDS encoding SGNH/GDSL hydrolase family protein, which gives rise to MKIFKKVLIVNICLSVAGLIISLVILEICLKVQYNNVHQKTKDIDTRFTYSENPGLIFSYIPNKYNLNSHGYNDCEHTYKKPEGVFRIIVIGDSIAEGLYVEREQSFAKILEKLLNDNLDSRKVEVIILARSGYSISQELTIFKEKAFLYNPDLIIWSYCLNDIGHPVYHDVNSNLGQYFFRPKLHIAHFIASKLFFIKEKIKSRNYEEQYTYAMLHRIYWKKIEYAIKMIGQTSKQKNIPTVFLIFPIFVENIETFSEYPIVSLHRKLYSVATEEGLIALDILDCFKAFSIEELRNHALSYFDILHPNEKGHKVVADYLYRRIVSIVNYEYSSN
- a CDS encoding glycosyltransferase; the encoded protein is MKILLQNQYDDLIGGVETYFKLLINVLVEKGHEIIAIYTQSGKKNSIQKNNFKAFYLPNLDLTENTYFLKTRQKEITRDKALLKSIVIEQKPDIIHLNNTYYPSQYSFLNRYAPIVQTVHDFFNCCNTVVKMLPNRICDFPLGRDCFKNKCVSPKSVMELWRFKTRYFNREAMKRFERLLVTTPYMKGMLTCNGFQEDKVQVMPLFVEDWEINKKSNDDIIIFVGRLTKEKGATHFIHMLNALPVDFKAFIIGDGPQREECENLTNLKGLDAKVKFTGFLNRDEIKDYFSKASVVVIPSLWPEPFCLVGIEAMSYSKPAVAYNVGGISSWLRDNYNGYLAHTGDIQGLALRVEALLKNKKVAEDMGANGRLMFEEKFSKKTHFNNLLSTYESIVSARKDARERIFNIDLPIVSCCKKLRFDMQARSVIKRYPKRLFGESLPEYNKRLIKFEIENNISVVRSYPEEITIATTTRCNMNPPCVMCEKNLRTKEMEYDIDVDVLERIKPIFRHADRIYLHCGGEPLMTEKTFYIIDSVSPPTKIIFNTNGALFTEEKIRYMVDSEVVDIISFSLDAATEQTYRRIRSADFNKIINNIKTLIAYRNLKNKDKPLLRPLVLLNFCIFKQNVMDVPDYVMLAHKLGADGIDFSHLNQGFDWQQKRKDYIFDYKNESVLCMEDKEEHDRLISKAYELSKKCNMPINFNGNPFIAKINNEKIKVKNELSELIKYKKICNAPWNRAVIEIDGRVRMCYFHSSTYGTIGKLKASNSSPSTLHYLQFESFHELWNGKEAVSVRKEFLEKGLAKICITKNPCIFQDRI
- a CDS encoding radical SAM protein, translated to MKVLLINPPGWQKHSINLGLAYLAGSLWSEGIEVQILDMNNHVYLDQRLHDIVSRYGPKIIGVSVKTATANASIDIFCKLKNYFPDIIYVAGGPHITLCGKEFMEKNKEIDFGFIGEGEVSFNNFIKNIKDKEKGNLEIPDIYYRRNGDLFFNNTQRYPDISKLRFPRFEHIKDMDFADFMYPLLTSRGCPYGCIFCCVGIIFGKKWRAREPEDVVSELLDAKERYKIASFEIMDDNFTFDIDRAKKICRLLIKKKLNLEWWCHNGLRADRLDRELLFLMRKSGCKSIALGIESGDEQVFNNINKGEKLYDILKAAKMIKKAGIKCVGYFIIGLPGDSVESTKKTVKVQRDLGLSDYKYNMLVPYPGTKIWDIIKEKGRLLADIRDAYHFGDNMKIPFETDQISRKTMEQCHYLTNNQGWVQGEDDLVKIQKRFQSRFNRDIKKIIFIATNPERGIKDIEIEYNNAKIIAVNQRPVSNDTSDKYLVQCNGDGSYFDSLLKLTQESGYQINIDISKRKLFMQKVSSTEKEYVRGEILPSPPQWDASAKKYFATRLKYHSPDYCSPMTGIIYKDDITLPFSHTPQWEKIPCGKIESGLAFISRTAYNPNSTYKADYLAQRVGSDLKELSVVDDKDTLLEKILNEADILFYPESLEDFALIFSRAKINTIYSTNGNDANRLNYRIADLFSRNRNYYVRKKARYVVRNLSQSASNIFTASPVVIKKSVKVVILWIKIMILMLMKNIKGLVSKIVRF